AGTTATGGCTATCCACCTAGTTCTCTTGGGAGAGCTATTACAGATGGACAGGCTGGATTTGGCAGTGATACTTTGAGTAAGGTGCCTGGCATTAGCAGTATTGAGCAAGGCATGACCGGACTGAAAATTGGTGGTGACCTGACAGCTGCGGTGACAAAAACTGTAGGTACAGCCTTGAGCAGCAGTGGTATGACTAGCATTGCAACCAATAGTGTGCCCCCAGTTAGCAGTGCAGCGCCTAAACCGACCTCCTGGGCGGCCATTGCCAGAAAGCCTGCCAAACCTCAACCGAAACTTAAACCCAAGGGCAATGTGGGAATTGGGGGTTCTGCTGTACCACCACCTCCTATAAAACACAACATGAATATTGGAACTTGGGATGAAAAGGGGTCAGTGGTAAAGGCTCCGCCAACCCAACCAGTTCTGCCTCCTCAAACTATAATCCAGCAGCCTCAGCCATTAATTCAACCACCACCATTGGTGCAAAGCCAACTGCCTCAACAGCAGCCTCAGCCACCACAACCACAGCAGCAACAAGGACCTCAGCCACAGGCCCAGCCTCACCAAGTGCAGCCCCAACAGCAGCAGCTGCAGAATCGCTGGGTAGCTCCTCGGAATAGGGGAGCTGGATTCAACCAGAACAATGGAGTGGGCGGTGAAAACTTTGGTTTAGGTGTTGTTCCTGTCAGTGCTTCACCTTCTAGTGTAGAAGTGCATCCAGTGCTGGAGAAGCTAAAGGCCATAAACAATTATAATCCCAAAGACTTTGACTGGAACCTGAAGAATGGACGTGTGTTTATAATTAAAAGCTATTCTGAGGATGACATACACCGTTCAATTAAGTACTCTATCTGGTGTAGTACTGAGCATGGTAATAAGCGTTTGGATGCAGCTTACCGTTCCCTGAATGGGAAAGGCCCACTCTATTTACTCTTCAGTGTGAATGGCAGTGGACATTTTTGTGGAGTGGCTGAAATGAAGTCTGTTGTGGACTATAATGCATATGCTGGTGTCTGGTCTCAGGATAAGTGGAAGGGCAAATTTGAAGTTAAGTGGATCTTTGTCAAAGATGTTCCCAATAACCAGTTACGGCATATTCGCTtagaaaataatgacaacaaaCCAGTTACCAATTCAAGGGACACTCAAGAGGTACCCCTAGAAAAAGCTAAGCAAGTGCTTAAAATAATTGCTACTTTCAAGCATACCACCTCAATCTTTGATGACTTTGCACATTATGAAAAGCGtcaagaagaggaggaagccatGCGTAGGGTAAGAGTATAGTAATTTTTTGTGTAGGGTCTTTTTATTGGGGTGGTGTGTATGGATGGGTCTTCTTTAATGTTACATTCTGAGTTTAGGAGCTTTACTCCAAAGGAGACCAACTACTTAAAAAACAGAACCCTGCAAACTCCCTTCAGGGCCTCTCGTGGCACCTGGGCATTTTCTCGTCCCAAGGGTCGTCCTTATTCTGAATTTGCCTGTTCTTCGTACTCAGGTGATAAAAGTCATTGAGTTATGTTCATCAAAGTTCCATAAGTTCTGCATTTATAACCAAGCAGATTCAGGAACTGGTGAGGGGctctaatactaatactaaaattaattttatgcaAAAATGTGTTAGGTATTTGAAACagcttttattataaatgtttcagTATTACTTATTTCCTGTTTATGAGAAGTAAAACAGACTTTTCCCCTGAAATTCTTTTCTGAACCATTTTGTAATTTGTACACTTAAAGCATTTGTCCAAAGTATAGTAAGGATTTGATGTGAGGAAGACAACTTAGAGTTGGGAAGGCATGGGCTTTTAGATTTTGACAGCAGAGTTTGATTTCTTAGTCTGTTATTGACCTTTTGTGGCACTCTTAAGGGAGACTTTCCTGAAGTTATACACGGTTTCTGCTTGATTCATATAGGCCAGAATTTGATCATGGGGCACTCAGAGCAAGACGTGGCTGGGGAATATTTTTTTGTGCCAAACCATGAAAAAGAACTGGGGTCCtgtttttaagaggaaaagaaggaaggatggagtaGACAACTAGCAGACTTTTTTCCATAGAGAgtacatttaaatttcttttcaaatgcagCAGGGATAAAGTTagaagctttttaaataaattatgttggTTACTATCGAGAGCTCTTATGTAGAAATTAAGGTAAAGCAGAAACTTAACTCTATAAAATGTCAGtaattttgtttctgtgtatgaACTTACATGTCTTACGGCTTCTTCGTCTGTGCAGacaaggaaattattttggtGAACATTCGTCACTGGTgaataataattgaaataatgaTTCTAAAGCAGCTGTTTGTAAACCTTAGGGCACTTAAATTATTGAGATGCTTCTTGGAAAGACAGGTTCTTGAGACCCACTGTAGGAAAATCTGATACACAGTTGGTCTTTGAACAATGTGCAGGTTAGGGGTGCCAAATTCCTAGTTTGGAATTTGTGTATaacttctgcctctccccaaatTTAACCATTAATAGCCTCCTGTTTATAGGAAGCCTTGCTGATAACACAGTTGACTAACTCATATTCTGTATGTTACATGAATTGTATACTGtagtcttacaataaagtaagctagagaaaaaatggTATTAAGAAAATCACCAGGAAGAGAAAGTACTGTATTTTACAGTATTTGACAGAAAAATGGGCCTACACAATTCTTacccatattgttcaagggtcagctgtatttgGTAAGAGACCTCGTGGtgtacatttttaacaagctcacCTAGGTGATTCTGGTGCTAGTGATTGCAGTTAAATGTGGGAGAATGAGGAAAAAGGGATCAAAAGTATCTCCTGAATTTTTGAGCTTAGCGGTTGAGTAAATGGTCAGACTGAACAGCCATTACAAATAGTGTATCAGGAGAATGGATTTGAGATATGAGAAGTGGGGTGCAGGTTTTCCTTTTAGGATGTGCTGATTGTAAGATGCTTTTGAGAAATACAGTGAAATCTCTGATTAAGCAGTTAGATGTGGGAGTCAGATTTGGGAGCTTTCTGTTCTTAAATAGTTGTTCTGTGAAAGTGGGATGAGATTGCTCACGGAAAAAGATGCATGGCAAGGAATTAtttctcaactctttttttttcccttccaccaCTTAGGAGAGGTCACCCTTGTATGTCTTCTACATTTCTTCCCTACCCAGTCTGAAAATTTAGtcctagttttatttatataattgtctCAGGAATTGTTTATGACAGTTACATATTGTTTTACGTCAACACAGTGatttaaagttaataattttttaactttaaaattgtacatttaaattgtttcatgGTTTACTGCCAGTCTTGATGATGTCTGACCCACCTTTGACATGTTTAtcttgaatcctttttttttttttgactcttacgtaacttactatttttttttttaggaaaattaatttggtatatatatttgttgattatatataatataaatataatacatttgttaAATCCTTCTAGATtcagaaaatgtctttctttggcCATGATATGTGAACAATAGTTTACctggatataaaattcttagGCTACAAGTTTCTCATTCAGGCTTAGATTTatagttacatatttatattacattatttatagttttatatcaTGGAGAAGTCTGAGGCCAgcctaaattttctttctttggaaatagCTATTTCTGTGTACTAcaaaagattcttaaaatatgAACATGTATTTGGAATGTGTTTAATATGGACCTCTATTATAATTTTCCTTAATCCTCTGTCcttattccttttaatttatattttcttttttctggttatGTCAAAAAATATAGTGCATCTTTGTCCTTGGGTGCTATTGgttctttatcatttttctctgtatttggagactaaaatttgaatttccatGTCAttattttggtttgctttgtgttggttttgtgatctgtcaagtttTGAATTCTTCGGTGACCATGTTAGTTTGCTTACAATATTACATCTAGTTCCCACTTAtatctgttgattttcttttttgtatttgatCCAGAGTCCATCTTGTTCATTGAGCACAAAGCTGACTGCCTAAAGCTTATTTCTGTTTCCTGTATTTATCGTTTTTGAaacttcttcctctttcatatggtttttaacttgtttcttttttttaaatttacatacagtaaaattgtaaattccctttttttgcctctttgtagtcagatgcttccttccccctttggattaatctgttctctgtctctataAGGCATTTTCCATAATGTCATATAAACAGAATTACACAGTGTGTAATCTTTTAAGACTAGCTTCTTTGACTTAGCCTGGTATCTTTGCAATGTATCAGTGTTGTTTTATATATCAGTTCTTTGTTACTTTTAATTACAAAACATCATTCCATTGTGTGTCTTTACCACAGTTTACCCATCCAGCCTCTGAAGGATTTCtgggtggtttccagtttttggagAATGTAAATGAAGCTCCTATAAATTCAtgtacatatctttttttaaagttttttttttttttactcctgcAGTATAATTCACTTTATTGGAGTAGGCAATAAAGGAGTTTTAACACATTTGTAAATTTGTGTAACGACCACCATAATCAggatacagaatagtttcatcaTCCCTGGAAAACTGTCTTGTACTATCCCTTTGTATTGTATTCTTCCTCCATGTCTAACCTCTGGCAGCCATgatttggaatatatatatatatatatatatttataattgacactgttagtttcaggtgtacaacttagtgattcgACACGTTCACCACAATAAGTATAATTACTGTCTGTCGCCATACAAAGGTAACTACAATAATTAACAGTATTGAATATTTCCTGTTCTGTTCATTTGGTCTCTGACATTTtattactggaagtttgtacctcttaatctcttactcctttttacttattttacacatcctcaccccctccccaaactcctgtacctttttctgtatttatgagtctgtttctgttctgttgttttttaggttccacatataagtgagcaAAATCATGGTATTGTcttcaacttatttcacttactgtaGAATAacttctaggttcatccatgttacatatggcaagattgcattctttttttttttttttaaatggccaagtaatgttctgttgtgtgtgtgtgtgtgtgtgccccatCTTTTTTAgtcattcacctattgatgggcacttgggttgcttgcATATTTTGGCTGTTTATAAATACTGcagcaataaacataggggtgtatacatattttcaaaatcatgttgatttctttggataaatacccagaagtaccatactggattgtatggtatttctatttttaattttttgaggcaccttcatactgttttccacagtggctgcaccaatttatattctgaTAAACACTACacgagggtttccttttctccacatcctcaccaatacttaaCTCTTGTcgttttgatactagccattctgacaggtgtgaggtgagaaCTCATtgtgtttgcatttccctaatgggtagtggtgttgagcatcttttcttgtgtctgttgaccatctgtcttctttggaaaaatgtcccgGTCTTTAACCCCtgattggatatgtcatttgtattttaagtatcttctcccattcagtagactgccttttaattttgttgatggcttccttcactatacagaagctttttagtttgattcaTTATAGTTTGATTAGTATCACTTCTTGTGAAATGGTATTTTAAGACTCATTTTGACTTATTTTCTGTGATCATTGAACCTGGAAGAGAATCATTCAGGTCAGGTATTTGCTCCAAAACAgggttgttcttttctttcttcttttcaatgcTTAGTGTTAGTTGCATGTTCTCTTCCTGCTGCACATAATGGAGATGAGAGAATGATGTTCATTGTTGACTTCATCAGTGTAGTGTTTCATCAGTCTGTGAGAATGAGAAGGGAGAACCAGTACATGGATGTGCTAGTAAGTGTAATTTAACTTTGCTTTAAGTTTGAAATTACCATATAAGGTAACAGTTTTCcctgtttgttatttgtttagcATTTGTGATACCATGTATCCttgtccagttttctttctgGCGCTGTTATCCCTTGTCCAGGAAGAATGTGTAGACttttatttgtagattttttcTTAGATAAGCTTGTGCTTGCACTTTAGCTTTCCGGCATAACTGTTTTTAAATACTCCTGCATCCCAGTGATGAAGGATGTGTTTGTTCCCTGTCTGTTATCCGTCCTCCTTGGCTAAGGAGGATAAATCAGTGGTGTgttggtagaatttttttttttaacttgttatgccttttttctttttgacataaAAGGATTTGTAAGTCATTGTTTAGTTTGACCCCTCTGGTATTTTGCTGAAATTCTTCAAACCTTGTGATATTTGGAGGTCATATTTTCCCAAGTGCATAATTCTTCAGTCTTTGGGTAAAGTAGGATTTCTTAAGACACACAGTAGcactaattataaaagaaaagattgatgaaATTTGACCAAATTGAAATTTGTTCGTCAAGGGGCGCTTacttggctcagtcagtagagcatgtgactcttgtgTTGTGAGTTCAAACACGATGTTGGGCGTGTGgagcttacttgaaaaaaaaaatctgttcaccAAAAGATGCTTTAATGAAACTGGAAAGACATGTTAGGCACTGCAGAAATGTTGGATGTAGCTGACCAAAAATTAGTAtcaagaatatgtaaagaactcctgTGAATCAGTTTAAGAAAAAGATGaacccaattgaaaaatgggcaaaagatggaTAGTCATTtcatgaaagaggaaacaaatatggctaataaatatgtaaaaatatattcagtCTTATTAAtaactagggaaatgcaaattaggactataataagaaaatagTTTGTATCCATTCATTTggcaaaattaagaaatttgatGATATAAGGTACTGGAGAAACTAGATCAACAAAATCTCTTCTGCAGTTGCAGAGAGGAGCATTGATAATAGCTATGTGAGGAAGTAGTTTTGCATTCTCTTACATAAAAGCTGAAATTTCATATACCTTTGAATTCAGCAGTTTTCCTGGATTATACCTAAGAGAAACTTCCCAAATACCCGAGAAGACACACAAGAATGAAGTAAATACAATGAAGTAAAAGGACTGGTAGAAACCTAAATGCTCATCAGCAggaaaaaatagccaaaatacaTTGGTGCCTTAGTAGTACAGTAGTACGGATCGAGAATGCAACAACATACATgaatcttttttccttcattagtttgtttggaaataattttcaatttatttggaaGAACAAGAATAATACCTGAAACACTCATATGCCTTTTATCCAGATTTACCTATTAACATTCTTCCCTGTTTGCTTTATGTGTGTGTTCGTTTTTTTAACAATTGGAGAATAAGTTTCATATGTCATGGTTCTttaccccccctccccaaaacgTATAGTATATATTTCCTAAGGATAAGGATACTCTCTTAGATAACCACAGTATTCTTATCTGTTGATCTACAGTGTCCTTTATGCCTTTTTTCTAGTGTAAGACCTGGGCTAAGATCAGGTAGAGTACCTAGAATAGCCAAACAgttttaaatagtaaaaacaattttagaagGCTTATACTAATCTGACCCCAAATCTTTGCCTTCCAAAGGCAAAGGTTTGGGAAGATTTTTTCCTATGGTTTTTCATagagtttttagttttaaattttagatttgggTCTGTGGTTACTGTaactttctttgatttctcttccttttgtgttCATGTTTTTATGACGTTCTTAGGCCTACTTGTGGTAGAAGACAAGGACTTTAAGAAGCTAATTCCATCTTCTCATCACTGGGTCTTtgattgactttttttgtttgtttttttcttctggttattCTGACAGTGGAGTAAGTCTCCAGGTTCCCTTGCCATCAGAGCACTCAGTGGAAGAGTTTGCTAGACGTCCTGTCAGGTTATATAATACTTAGAAAGTCATGCTCTGTCTTTTAGAGTAAGGGGTATTGGTGAAACTTAAAACTGGAAGAGAAATCCACGCTAGTTATCATAGTATTTGCCTACTTCTTTATTCTTAGATttgaacacatattttttatatatttgattaaaATCAAGCTTAATGACAGGAGCAGCCAAGACAACTCACTAAAAGAATTTAGGGAgcagaaaatagttttaaaaaataaaactaatttgttGTTAGTTTGGATtcatatgtaaaaagaaaactagaaaatgttCTTGGAAATGAGAAACGTGAATGTGCAAATAAAAGTGAGCAGCAGATAATAAAATGTTCATGTTTTAAGTCCCGTTGATCTGAAATTTCAAATCAAAGAAATTTCCAAATGTGGAGtaatagagatgaaaaatatatataaaaggtgAAAGAAGTGATGGAAAGAGGGGAGAGGCCCACTGTCTTTCTAAAGGAGTTttgaaaaagtaaggaaaaaaccAAAGGAAGAATGATTGGAGAAAAATGCCCAAAGACCAAAGATTTATGTTTTCAGAAGGAATGGGCTCAGGCTGAGTAACTAGCAGTATTTTTTCAAATTGAAAAGAACTAAAGGCAGGATAGAGGGAAAATCTTAAGTTCCCTGAGCAAAAGACAGATTACCTACTGCAGATGAAGGAGAATCAGATTATCATCAGAATTTTTCCATCTACAACTCTGGATACTCGTACAGAAAATCTTATTTCAgaatggaggggaagagggtatATAGAATTATGTTCTTAAAGATGTATCTTAAAGATGTCACATTATATCATGGAaggggaaatgcaaaataaagattCCAGGTGTGCAGGAGTAGTCACATAGCCTTCATGAGAAGGTAACCTGAAGAAGTTTTTCAACAGAAAAAGGAATTCAAGAAAGGTAAAACCTGTTAACTGGTTATACTAGAATAAGTCTCTCTCAACAGGGACTATGCATCTGATAGGTGTTCGTTGTATGTAGTTTACCTCAGGACTCTGTGCATCTCTACTCAGTCTGTTAAATTGGTGCTGTGGTCTTTGAAGCCTGACAAATGAAATGAGCCCTCAGTGGGGAACCAGTGACCTTGGAGAAGTGaagaaagctaaaaagaaaatagcatttcTAGCCAATCATGTTCTCATTGGAACATAAGCTCTGTGAGAGCAGGGCTTGCTTTTTTCTCTGCTGAATCCCTAGCACCTAATGATTGGCAAATAAGCAGATGATTAACTGTTAACTGAGTAGATATTCTGAagaatctctttccttttgtaaAGTTTGAAAGcttgaatgaatttttatttattggtttaaatCGCTGCACTTTTTTTATTTAGGAACTATGTACTTGGTCATTCAAGTTCCATAATGAATGCTGCTTTTTGGTTTTTCCATCTGTAGAAATGGACACTAGCgtattaaagatttaattatagtTAGAGCAAAATGTTATGAGATGGAATGGGAAGGAAAGATTTGAAGAAGGGTAAATAAATGGagtatttttctcatctttctaaAGGTAACATAATTGTTTAAAGATGATATATCAAGCAGTTGTGCTTGGCATATTATTTAGAGTCATAAAGACAAtcactaaaactaaaaatagtgTGGCTTCTAGTgtaaggagggaggagagaaggagaatgtaACATACTCATCCACTGTGATAAATTACCTGTCATATTCAGTGGGAACGAACGGATAGTGTCTGCAttgagaaaacaagaaatatatatatatatatatacacgcacacacacatacacacataaatatatattagtatatatactaACACTACTTAAATAGTGGCAACCCATTAGGAGGAACTTAAAATAGAAAGGGT
This region of Mustela erminea isolate mMusErm1 chromosome 16, mMusErm1.Pri, whole genome shotgun sequence genomic DNA includes:
- the YTHDF3 gene encoding YTH domain-containing family protein 3 isoform X3, translating into MSDPYMPSYYAPSIGFPYSLGEAAWSTAGDQPMPYLTTYGQMSNGEHHYIPDGVFSQPGALGNTPPFLGQHGFNFFPGNADFSTWGTSGSQGQSTQSSAYSSSYGYPPSSLGRAITDGQAGFGSDTLSKVPGISSIEQGMTGLKIGGDLTAAVTKTVGTALSSSGMTSIATNSVPPVSSAAPKPTSWAAIARKPAKPQPKLKPKGNVGIGGSAVPPPPIKHNMNIGTWDEKGSVVKAPPTQPVLPPQTIIQQPQPLIQPPPLVQSQLPQQQPQPPQPQQQQGPQPQAQPHQVQPQQQQLQNRWVAPRNRGAGFNQNNGVGGENFGLGVVPVSASPSSVEVHPVLEKLKAINNYNPKDFDWNLKNGRVFIIKSYSEDDIHRSIKYSIWCSTEHGNKRLDAAYRSLNGKGPLYLLFSVNGSGHFCGVAEMKSVVDYNAYAGVWSQDKWKGKFEVKWIFVKDVPNNQLRHIRLENNDNKPVTNSRDTQEVPLEKAKQVLKIIATFKHTTSIFDDFAHYEKRQEEEEAMRRERNRNKQ
- the YTHDF3 gene encoding YTH domain-containing family protein 3 isoform X2 → MSATSVDQRPKGQGNKVSVQNGSIHQKDAVNDDDFEPYLSSQTNQSNSYPPMSDPYMPSYYAPSIGFPYSLGEAAWSTAGDQPMPYLTTYGQMSNGEHHYIPDGVFSQPGALGNTPPFLGQHGFNFFPGNADFSTWGTSGSQGQSTQSSAYSSSYGYPPSSLGRAITDGQAGFGSDTLSKVPGISSIEQGMTGLKIGGDLTAAVTKTVGTALSSSGMTSIATNSVPPVSSAAPKPTSWAAIARKPAKPQPKLKPKGNVGIGGSAVPPPPIKHNMNIGTWDEKGSVVKAPPTQPVLPPQTIIQQPQPLIQPPPLVQSQLPQQQPQPPQPQQQQGPQPQAQPHQVQPQQQQLQNRWVAPRNRGAGFNQNNGVGGENFGLGVVPVSASPSSVEVHPVLEKLKAINNYNPKDFDWNLKNGRVFIIKSYSEDDIHRSIKYSIWCSTEHGNKRLDAAYRSLNGKGPLYLLFSVNGSGHFCGVAEMKSVVDYNAYAGVWSQDKWKGKFEVKWIFVKDVPNNQLRHIRLENNDNKPVTNSRDTQEVPLEKAKQVLKIIATFKHTTSIFDDFAHYEKRQEEEEAMRRERNRNKQ
- the YTHDF3 gene encoding YTH domain-containing family protein 3 isoform X1; the protein is MFYLDLTLLHRAEETGEESFSVQNGSIHQKDAVNDDDFEPYLSSQTNQSNSYPPMSDPYMPSYYAPSIGFPYSLGEAAWSTAGDQPMPYLTTYGQMSNGEHHYIPDGVFSQPGALGNTPPFLGQHGFNFFPGNADFSTWGTSGSQGQSTQSSAYSSSYGYPPSSLGRAITDGQAGFGSDTLSKVPGISSIEQGMTGLKIGGDLTAAVTKTVGTALSSSGMTSIATNSVPPVSSAAPKPTSWAAIARKPAKPQPKLKPKGNVGIGGSAVPPPPIKHNMNIGTWDEKGSVVKAPPTQPVLPPQTIIQQPQPLIQPPPLVQSQLPQQQPQPPQPQQQQGPQPQAQPHQVQPQQQQLQNRWVAPRNRGAGFNQNNGVGGENFGLGVVPVSASPSSVEVHPVLEKLKAINNYNPKDFDWNLKNGRVFIIKSYSEDDIHRSIKYSIWCSTEHGNKRLDAAYRSLNGKGPLYLLFSVNGSGHFCGVAEMKSVVDYNAYAGVWSQDKWKGKFEVKWIFVKDVPNNQLRHIRLENNDNKPVTNSRDTQEVPLEKAKQVLKIIATFKHTTSIFDDFAHYEKRQEEEEAMRRERNRNKQ